In Planococcus shixiaomingii, the DNA window TGAAGGGCGTTTAGGTGATATCCACCATTTCCGTGCATGGTTTTTGCAGGACTGGATTGTCGATCCGAACTTCCCCCTCGTCTGGCGGCTGCAGCAAGAAATTGCAGGCTCTGGCTCCCACGGAGATTTAAATGCCCACTTGATTGATTTGGCTCATTATCTTGTCGGCGATATTTCCGAAGTGGTCGGCATGAGCGAAACCTTCATCAAGGAACGTCCGCTTCCCAATGAATCGGGCGGACTTTCGGCAACAAGCGGTCATGCGGCTGAAAAAGGCCCAGTGACGGTTGACGATGCGACGTTGTTCTTAGCGCGCTTTGCAAACGGTGCACTTGGAAGCTTTGAAGCAACCCGATTCGCGACGGGGCACCGCAGCACCAACTCGTTTGAAATCAACGGCAGCAAAGGCAGCGTCATTTTTGATTTTGAACGAATGAATGAGCTTCAAGTGTATTTCACGGATGATAAGGACGATGTCCAAGGATTCCGTCGAGTGATGGCAACTGATCCGCCCCATGCTTATTCCGATGCTTGGTGGCCAGCCGGACACCCGCTCGGCTATGAACACACCTTTACACATGCGTTCGTGGAATTTTTAGCTGCGTTGCAGGAAGATCGGCAGCCTGTCCCTAACTTCAGCGACGGGGTGAAATGCCAGCAAGTTCTTGAGGCCGTAGAATTATCTGTTAAAGAAAGAAAGTGGATAGACGTATCAAGTCTTTAAGAAATGAATTTAAGGGGATGGAAGTGGCATGTCCATGAATAAAAAAGCATTAATTGTCCAAGGCGGTTGGGATGGCCATGAACCCGAACAAGTCGCGAGGATTTACAAAGACTTGCTCGTTGCTGAAAATTTTGATGTTGAAATCTCCGATACGCTTGACGCATACGCAGATGCCGAAAAATTGTTGGCAATCAATTTGATTGTTCCACATTGGACGATGGGCGAAATTGAGCCGCAGTATGTGCGCAACGTGTCAGAAGCCGTCATTAGCGGCGTCGGGTTGGCTGGCAGCCACGGCGGGATGTGTGACAGTTTCCGGAAGAATGTCGACTGGCAGTTTATGACCGGCGGCAACTGGGTCGCCCATCCTGGGAATGACGGCGTAGAATACATGGTCAATGTCAACTCCTCTTCAAGCCCGATTTTAGAAGGATTAAGTGATTTTAAAGTGGTCAGCGAACAGTATTATTTGCACGTCGATCCGGCAGTTGAAGTGCTTGCAACTACGCGCTTCCCGGTTTCTGACGGGCCACATGTACTAAATAAAGCGGTCGACATGCCGGTTGTTTGGACCAAGCGCTGGGGAGCCGGCCGCGTTTTCTACTGTTCGTTGGGCCACACCGCGGACATCATCGCGATGCCTGAAGTGAAGTTCATCATGAAACGAGGATTTTTATGGGCCGCTGAAGGCAAATCACTTTACGCGAGTGCAGCCGCAGGCAATGCCCGCAACTATACCGGCATGGGCGACAGCCAATAGCAACTGGAGGAATGGAATGACTACATTAAAGATTGGAATCATTGGCTGCGGCTATATAAGCTCCATTTATATGGAGAACATTCAGGCTTTCAAGCACCTATCACTTGTAGCTTGCGCAGATCTCGATTTGGAACGAGCGCGTAGCCAAGCAGAACAATTTGGTGTCCCGAGGGCTTGTACAGTACGGGAGTTGCTGGATGACCCGGTGATTGACCTTGTGATCAATTTGACGCTTCCGAAAGTTCACGCGGAGATCTGCCTCCAAGTTCTTGGAGCCGGCAAGCATGTTTATGTGGAAAAACCGCTCGCCATCAGCCTAGAAGAAGCCAGGCTGGTTTTAGACACCGCAAAAGAAAACCGCTTATTGGTCGGCAGTGCTCCGGATACCTTTCTGGGCGCCGGAATCCAAACAGCCTTACAGCTGATCGAAAGCGGAGAAATTGGCGTTCCGATTGGCGCTTCCGCTTTTATGATAGATCGGGGACATGAGCATTGGCATCCAAACCCTGCTTTCTATTACGAGGAAGGCGGTGGCCCGATGTTTGATATGGGGCCTTATTATTTGACCGCTCTCATTTCGTTGCTCGGCCCTATCAACCGTGTGGGTGGATCAGCGCGCATCAGTTATCCGGAACGAACGGTAACAAGCGAACCGAATGCCGGACAGAAAATTACCGTCTTGACCGAAACCCATATTTCCGGAACCATTGATTTTGCATCCGGGGCAATCGCCACCATCACGACAAGTTTTGATGCATTTGGCGGTTCGTCCCTTCCACCGATAGAAATATACGGCAGCAAAGGCACGCTGCTCGTTCCCGACCCGAATTTATTCGATGGAACGGTCCGGCTTCGCCGAAAAGATGAAACTGACTTTACCGACATTCCCATGCTGCCTAATTTAGAAGGGAACGGCCGCGGCATAGGCGTTGCAGACATGGCGGATGCCATCTTGAAGGGCAAGGACCACCGGGCGAATGGTCAACTGGCATTCCATGTATTAGAAACGATGCATGGTTTCCTTGACTCCTCTCGCAATGGGGCCTTTTATCATCTGAAAAGCACTTGCACAAAACCCGAGCCGTTTTCACATGCGGAGAAGTTCCCAACTACTTGAGGAGAACGTATAATTCCCTGTTTCAGTGGCTTGCGTTTGGAATTCAAGAGGTTCTACTGGTGAACTATTTGTTCAGTAACAGAAGGAGGCGTCTGGATTAATCCAGTCGCCTCCTTCTGTTATTACTCTTTATTTCGGTATAAATAAATGGTAAGTGGTGCAAAAATTGCGGTGATGATCAAAGATATGATCCCAACCCATATCACTTGTTCTGCCGTTGCTGTTCCGTGCATGGATCCTCGGACAGCGGTGGCAAGAATTGAAATCGGATTGATTTCGACAAAGCCTTGCAGCCAGGAAGGCAATGTTTTGGGATCCACAAAGACGTTGCTGACAAAAGTCAAAGGCATCATCCCGATAAAACTGAGCATCATCAATGTTTTTTCGGAACGCACGACCAGTCCAAGCGCCGTCCAAATCCACGAAAAACTGAAAGAAAATACGAGTATTAACAGAATAGCGCCAACTATTCCCAGCATCCCGCCTTCTGGCCGGAAACCGAGCGCAAATCCAAGGCCGATCATAATAACGGAGGCCATGGAGTAGCGGATAACGTCGACGAGCAGCGATCCGATCAATGCGGAAGGGAGCCAAATCGGCAAAGTCCGGAACCGGTCGAAAATGCCTTTACGAATGTCATTATTCAAATCAATGCCGGTGTACATGGTGATTTGTACTACGGTCATAACCAGAATCCCCGGAAGCAGGAACTGGAGATATTCA includes these proteins:
- a CDS encoding Gfo/Idh/MocA family protein; this encodes MTTLKIGIIGCGYISSIYMENIQAFKHLSLVACADLDLERARSQAEQFGVPRACTVRELLDDPVIDLVINLTLPKVHAEICLQVLGAGKHVYVEKPLAISLEEARLVLDTAKENRLLVGSAPDTFLGAGIQTALQLIESGEIGVPIGASAFMIDRGHEHWHPNPAFYYEEGGGPMFDMGPYYLTALISLLGPINRVGGSARISYPERTVTSEPNAGQKITVLTETHISGTIDFASGAIATITTSFDAFGGSSLPPIEIYGSKGTLLVPDPNLFDGTVRLRRKDETDFTDIPMLPNLEGNGRGIGVADMADAILKGKDHRANGQLAFHVLETMHGFLDSSRNGAFYHLKSTCTKPEPFSHAEKFPTT
- a CDS encoding ThuA domain-containing protein — its product is MNKKALIVQGGWDGHEPEQVARIYKDLLVAENFDVEISDTLDAYADAEKLLAINLIVPHWTMGEIEPQYVRNVSEAVISGVGLAGSHGGMCDSFRKNVDWQFMTGGNWVAHPGNDGVEYMVNVNSSSSPILEGLSDFKVVSEQYYLHVDPAVEVLATTRFPVSDGPHVLNKAVDMPVVWTKRWGAGRVFYCSLGHTADIIAMPEVKFIMKRGFLWAAEGKSLYASAAAGNARNYTGMGDSQ
- a CDS encoding Gfo/Idh/MocA family protein codes for the protein MNEINIGMVGYKFMGKAHSNAYRALPMFFPESIKPNMTMICGRNEKAVAAAAQQFGWKEYSSDWKDLLSRDDIDLVDINAPSNAHKDIAVAAAEAGKHLYCEKPLALTLDDAREMLEAAEKAGVKHMVGFNYRFTPAIMLAKKLIDEGRLGDIHHFRAWFLQDWIVDPNFPLVWRLQQEIAGSGSHGDLNAHLIDLAHYLVGDISEVVGMSETFIKERPLPNESGGLSATSGHAAEKGPVTVDDATLFLARFANGALGSFEATRFATGHRSTNSFEINGSKGSVIFDFERMNELQVYFTDDKDDVQGFRRVMATDPPHAYSDAWWPAGHPLGYEHTFTHAFVEFLAALQEDRQPVPNFSDGVKCQQVLEAVELSVKERKWIDVSSL
- a CDS encoding ABC transporter permease produces the protein MTDFIEQSGTRMKDIELRESIASSKRPKPPSQLAATLTFATRALLRIKHVPEQMFDVTVFPIIFLLMFTYLFGGAIAGSTAEYLQFLLPGILVMTVVQITMYTGIDLNNDIRKGIFDRFRTLPIWLPSALIGSLLVDVIRYSMASVIMIGLGFALGFRPEGGMLGIVGAILLILVFSFSFSWIWTALGLVVRSEKTLMMLSFIGMMPLTFVSNVFVDPKTLPSWLQGFVEINPISILATAVRGSMHGTATAEQVIWVGIISLIITAIFAPLTIYLYRNKE